Proteins from a single region of Palaemon carinicauda isolate YSFRI2023 chromosome 1, ASM3689809v2, whole genome shotgun sequence:
- the LOC137640038 gene encoding zinc finger Ran-binding domain-containing protein 2-like translates to MAFKQCELRHSELKCKNGGGRRRSNSSKKSSSSSSSSNSSKKRSISSSGSSSSSSRRRRSNSSHRRSNNSRRKSSSSCNGSISSIRRRRRSNISRKKRSSSNSSSNRTTRSNNSVVIVVGG, encoded by the coding sequence ATGGCTTTCAAGCAATGTGAGTTACGACATTCAGAGCTTAAGTGCAAGAATGGTGGAGGGAGGCGGAGGAGTAATAGTAGTaaaaagagtagtagtagtagtagtagtagtaatagtagtaaaaagaggagtattagtagtagtggtagtagtagtagtagtagtaggaggaggaggagtaatagTAGTCATAGGAGGAGTAATAATAGTAGAAGGaagagtagtagtagttgtaatggtagtattagtagtattaggaggagaaggaggagtaaTATTAGTAGAAAAAAGaggagtagtagtaatagtagtagtaacaggACGACGAGGAGTAATAATAGTGTAGTAATAGTGgttggaggatga